A genomic stretch from Aedes albopictus strain Foshan chromosome 2, AalbF5, whole genome shotgun sequence includes:
- the LOC109429065 gene encoding uncharacterized protein LOC109429065, with the protein MDRSQVYFSVVIVLALPVAWSNPLGKNVFASQHDDGSEFKDKAADEELRKVTWVGDTPVHALESYDNPPHIDNAAREKDNFPSNIFSKFDNSQKKVKDWFDTPPLIDTIKESDKYGNEGDQFYFITRPLVKLTETVSNTINKAIAAPTQLYRSAKKVVSEKLNDVGAGLVGLRK; encoded by the exons ATGGATCGATCTCAAGTCTACTTTTCGGTGGTGATTGTTCTGGCGCTTCCGGTTGCTTGGAGTAATCCGTTGGGAAAGAATGTGTTCGCCTCGCAGCACGATGACGGGTCGGAGTTTAAGGACAAGGCCGCCGACGAGGAGCTTCGCAAAGTGACCTGGGTTGGCGATACTCCT GTCCATGCTCTTGAATCGTACGACAATCCGCCCCACATTGACAACGCCGCCCGGGAAAAAGACAACTTTCCATCGAACATCTTCAGCAAGTTTGACAACTCCCAGAAGAAAGTGAAGGACTGGTTCGAT ACGCCACCACTAATCGACACCATCAAAGAATCGGACAAGTATGGAAACGAAGGCGATCAGTTCTACTTCATTACCCGGCCGCTGGTCAAGCTGACGGAAACCGTATCAAATACCATCAACAAGGCCATCGCG GCTCCGACTCAACTCTACCGGTCGGCGAAAAAGGTCGTATCCGAAAAACTAAACGACGTCGGTGCAGGATTGGTCGGATTGAGGAAATAG